A stretch of the Argentina anserina chromosome 6, drPotAnse1.1, whole genome shotgun sequence genome encodes the following:
- the LOC126797553 gene encoding probable linoleate 9S-lipoxygenase 5, which translates to MLHFKFHHSPPLSLIRTPVGARLSSAVAVNGRPLLLTGSLSVTNVKRRSWPLTVSATRSSQSTTTIDPQSAANNIKGTVVLMKKNLLELNDLKASFIDRVHELLGKAVSLRLVSAVNTDPANGNRGRVGKAAYLENWITKFTPLTAAECAFEVNFDWDEKLGVPGAFIIKNEHGSEFYLKSVTLENVPGEGKLHFDCNSWVYPAKKYKKDRVFFTNKTYLSSETPVGLKKLREEELVTLRGDDVKKGELKEWDRIYDYAYYNDLGSPDKGEKYARPILGGSDEFPYPRRGRTGRAATKKDPKSESPMPLIESIFIYVPRDEKFGHLKMSDLIAYALKSISQILKPDELATLLGHQKEFSSLDDVLKLYEGGVELPEGLLKFVRSTTPAETVKELFRTDGERLLKFPVPQVIKEDKTAWRTDEEFAREMLAGLNPVSIRRLQEFPPASKLDPNVYGDQTSKITKEHIADKLDGLSIDEAINKNKLFILDHHDSLMPYLERINSTSVKGYASRTLLFLKNDGTLKPVAIELSLPNTGGVGCTSEVYTPSSQGVESHIWQLAKAYVAINDSGYHQLVSHWLRTHAVTEPVIIATNRQLSVLHPIYKLLQPHFRDTMNVNAVARQILINAGGILENTVFPAKYSMEWSSVIYKNSWVFPEQALPKDLIKRGMAVEDSSASHGVRLLIEDYPYAADGLEIWSAIRTWVEEYCSFYFKSDEMVKKDSELQSWWKELREEGHGNKKDEPWWPKMQTVEELIESCTIIIWTASAYHAAINFGQYPYGGYPANRPSISRRFMPKKGTPEYKQLEKFPEKAFLETVTPRLQSLLGMASIEILSRHSADEIYLGQRDSQEWTTDTKVLQASENFRNKLKAAGERVTKMNKDDKLKNRTGPAKMPYTLLYPSSEPGLTCKGIPNSVSI; encoded by the exons atGCTTCACTTCAAGTTTCATCACTCTCCTCCTCTCAGCTTGATCAGAACCCCAGTTGGAGCTCGCCTGAGCTCAGCTGTTGCAGTCAATGGCAGACCACTGTTGCTTACTGGGTCCTTGTCTGTGACCAATGTCAAGAGACGATCTTGGCCGTTGACGGTGTCAGCTACCAGGTCTTCCCAGAGCACCACCACCATTGATCCTCAGAGTGCTGCCAACAATATCAAAGGCACTGTGgttttgatgaagaagaatcTTCTGGAGCTCAACGACCTCAAAGCGTCTTTCATCGACCGTGTTCATGAGCTTCTGGGGAAAGCTGTATCTCTCCGGCTCGTCAGTGCTGTCAACACTGACCCTG CAAATGGGAATCGAGGAAGAGTTGGGAAGGCAGCTTATTTAGAGAATTGGATCACCAAATTTACCCCATTGACAGCTGCAGAGTGTGCATTTGAGGTTAATTTTGATTGGGATGAGAAACTTGGAGTCCCAGGAGCTTTCATCATAAAAAATGAACATGGCAGTGAGTTTTACTTGAAGTCTGTCACACTCGAAAACGTTCCGGGAGAAGGCAAACTCCACTTTGATTGCAACTCATGGGTGTACCCTGCTAAGAAGTACAAGAAAGACCGCGTTTTCTTCACTAACAAG ACTTATCTTTCGAGTGAGACGCCGGTTGGACTAAAGAAGCTTAGAGAAGAAGAGCTGGTTACCTTGAGAGGTGATGATGTTAAAAAGGGAGAGCTCAAGGAATGGGACAGGATTTATGACTATGCATATTACAATGACTTGGGGAGTCCAGACAAGGGTGAAAAGTATGCCCGCCCAATTCTTGGAGGGTCTGACGAGTTCCCTTATCCTCGAAGAGGAAGAACTGGAAGAGCAGCAACCAAGAAAG ATCCCAAGAGTGAGAGCCCTATGCCTCTTATTGAGagcatatttatatatgtccCAAGAGACGAAAAATTTGGTCACTTGAAGATGTCAGACTTGATTGCATATGCCCTGAAATCGATATCGCAGATCCTTAAACCTGATGAGCTAGCTACTCTACTTGGCCATCAAAAAGAGTTTAGCAGCTTGGATGATGTACTTAAACTGTACGAAGGAGGAGTAGAGTTGCCAGAGGGTTTGTTAAAGTTTGTTAGGAGTACTACCCCTGCAGAAACGGTCAAGGAACTTTTTCGGACTGATGGTGAACGGTTGCTGAAGTTCCCTGTGCCTCAAGTGATCAAAG AGGATAAGACAGCATGGAGAACTGATGAGGAGTTTGCAAGAGAAATGTTGGCTGGATTAAATCCTGTCAGCATACGTCGTCTCCAG GAATTTCCACCAGCTAGCAAGCTAGACCCAAATGTATATGGAGATCAAACGAGTAAAATAACCAAAGAACACATAGCAGATAAATTAGATGGACTCAGCATAGATGAG GCAATCAACAAGAACAAGCTATTCATACTAGACCACCATGATTCATTGATGCCTTACCTGGAGCGTATAAATTCAACTTCTGTGAAAGGTTATGCAAGCAGGACACTCCTTTTCTTAAAAAATGATGGGACTTTGAAGCCAGTAGCTATCGAACTGAGCTTGCCGAACACTGGAGGAGTCGGTTGCACTAGCGAAGTCTACACTCCATCTAGCCAAGGTGTTGAGAGTCACATCTGGCAGCTCGCGAAAGCTTATGTGGCTATAAATGACTCGGGCTATCATCAGCTCGTCAGCCACTG GTTAAGAACTCATGCAGTGACTGAGCCGGTTATTATAGCAACAAACAGGCAGTTGAGCGTGCTTCACCCAATTTACAAGCTTCTGCAGCCTCATTTTCGTGACACTATGAATGTAAATGCAGTAGCTAGGCAGATTCTCATTAATGCTGGTGGAATACTAGAGAACACAGTCTTTCCTGCAAAGTATTCCATGGAATGGTCGTCTGTTATTTACAAAAACAGCTGGGTTTTTCCTGAACAAGCACTCCCCAAGGATCTAATCAAAAG AGGAATGGCAGTTGAGGATTCAAGTGCCTCACACGGTGTGCGGTTACTAATAGAGGACTATCCATATGCTGCTGATGGGCTTGAAATCTGGTCTGCAATCAGAACATGGGTGGAAGAGTATTGCTCCTTCTACTTCAAATCTGATGAAATGGTTAAAAAGGACTCAGAACTCCAGTCCTGGTGGAAAGAACTCCGAGAAGAGGGTCATGGCAACAAGAAAGATGAGCCTTGGTGGCCTAAAATGCAGACTGTCGAAGAGCTTATAGAATCATGCACCATTATCATATGGACTGCTTCAGCCTACCATGCAGCCATCAATTTTGGGCAGTACCCCTATGGAGGATACCCTGCAAACCGCCCCAGCATAAGCAGGCGGTTCATGCCGAAGAAAGGCACTCCTGAGTACAAGCAACTCGAAAAGTTCCCCGAAAAGGCCTTCTTGGAAACAGTTACACCTCGGCTGCAGAGCCTTCTTGGCATGGCCTCCATTGAGATATTGTCAAGGCATTCGGCTGATGAGATTTACTTGGGGCAGAGAGACAGTCAAGAATGGACAACAGACACCAAAGTCTTGCAAGCATCGGAGAATTTCAGAAACAAGCTCAAAGCAGCTGGGGAAAGAGTGACAAAGATGAACAAGGATGACAAGTTGAAGAACCGGACTGGACCTGCTAAGATGCCTTACACTTTGCTCTATCCTAGTAGCGAACCTGGACTTACCTGCAAGGGGATTCCTAACAGTGTCTCAATCTAG
- the LOC126799814 gene encoding 60S ribosomal protein L39-1-like has product MSSHKTFIIKKKLGKKMRQNMPIPHWIRMRTDNTIRYNAKRMHWRHTKLRL; this is encoded by the coding sequence ATGTCGTCGCACAAGACCTTCATCATCAAGAAGAAGCTGGGGAAGAAGATGAGGCAGAACATGCCCATCCCTCACTGGATCCGCATGAGGACTGACAACACCATCAGGTACAACGCTAAGCGCATGCACTGGCGCCACACCAAGCTCAGATTATAA